ATCGCCGCCTATCGCCGGCTCGCGGCGCGGGGCCTGGTCAGCCGGGTCGGCGCCGTGTTCGCGCCGCGCCGCCTCGGTGCCAGCGCACTGGCGGCGCTCGCGGCACCGCCCGATCGCCTGGATGCGGTGGCCGAGCGCGTGAGCCGTGAAGCGGCGATCAACCACAATTACCAGCGCGAGCACCGCTACAACCTGTGGTTCGTGGTGACGGCCGCATCGCGCGCCCATCTGGACGAAATCGTCGGCGGCATCGAGCGCGATACCGGGTGCGCAGTCATCGTCCTGCCGCTCGAGGAGGAGTTCCACATCGATCTCGGCTTCGACCTCAAGGCACAACAAGCGAACTGCGGAGCCGGTTGCGCCGAGCGCCGGGAGCGGAAGGCGCAGACGGCGCCGTCCGACGCCCCGGAGGCCGGGCAGGCCCTGTCCGAAACCGAGCGCCGGCTGATCGCCACCTTGCAGCGCGGTCTCGCGCTCGAGCCGCAGCCTTTCGCGCGCCTGGGCGCTGCGGCAGGACTGGACGAGCCGGAAACCCTCGAGCACATCCGGCGCTGGCAGGCCGAAGGCTTGATCCGCCGCTTCGGCGTCGTCGTCCGCCATCACGAGCTGGGGCTCGAAGCCAATGCGATGTGCGTATGGGACATCCCCGACGCCGAAGTCTCCGCGCTCGGCCGCCGCCTTGCCGGCGAGGCTGCGGTCACGCTGTGCTACCGCCGCCGCCGCTCCTTGCCGGACTGGCCCTACAACCTGTTCTGCATGATCCACGGCAGCGCCCGCGACGAGGTGCTGGCCGAGCGCGAGGAACTCGCCCGCCGCCTCGGCCTCGACGCCTACCCCCATGCCGTGCTCTTCAGCTGCCGGCGCTTCAAGCAGACCGGTGCGCAGTATCTCCACAGCAAGGATCTTGCCCATGCCTGAGCCGCAATCCGGAGGCGGGGATGGGCGGCGGGCGGTGGCCGCCAGGCGTGCGCCCGACGACATCGACCGCCGCCTGATCAACGCCCTGCAGGGTGACTTCCCCCTCGATGAGACGCCGTTCGCAAGCGTCGCTGCCGCCCTCGGCCTGCCCGAGGCGGAAGTCATCGACCGCCTCCAGAGCCTGCTCGACGACCACGTGCTGACCCGCTTCGGGCCGATGTTCCAGATCGAACGCATGGGCGGTGCCTTCTGCCTGGCGGCGATCGCGGTGCCCGAGGGTCGATGGACGAGCGTGGTCGAGGCGGTCAATGCCTTTGCCGAAGTCGCGCACAATTACCGCCGCGAGCACCGCCTCAACATGTGGTTCGTACTCGCCACCGAAACGCCCGAGGGCATTGCCGAGGCCGCGCGCCGGATCGAGTCGGCCACCGGGCTGGCGGTGAACCTGTTCCCGAAAGAGCGGGAATACTTCGTCGAGATGAAGCTGGAGGCCTGATGAACGCGTCCGATCTTTCCGTCCCGATCGCCGCAGGCATCAAGGCAGCGGCACCCGGCGCGCTCGCCACGGACGAACTCGACCGCCGGATCGTGCTCGCCACCCAGGGCGGCCTGCCGCTGGTGCCGCGACCCTATGCGGCGATCGCCGCCCGGCTCGGAGTAAACGAGGATCTGGTGCGCGCCCGCCTCGCCGCAATGCTCGCCGACGGCCGCATCCGCCGCATCGGTGCGGTGCCCAATCACTACGCGATCGGCTACACCGCCAACGGCATGAGCGTGTGGGACGTCGATGACGCCGTGATCGACGCCGCAGGCGAGCGGGTCGGGGCGCTGGCCTTCGTGACCCACTGCTACCGCCGTCCCCGTCATCTGCCGGACTGGCCCTACAACCTGTTCGCGATGGTTCATGCGGCCAGCCGCGAGGCCGCGCTGGCCCGGGTGGGGGAAATCGCCGCGCTGCTCGAGCGCGAGTTCGGCGGTGCCTGCCGCAGCCACGACGTGCTGTTTTCCGCCGGCATCCTGAAAAAAACCGGGCTGCGCATCGGCGTCTGAGCAGGCCTTGCCGGGGTGGGGCCGCCGCCCCCGCGGCCCCCCTTGACCGGCGTCATTTCCCTGCGCGCTCCGCTCGGCTGTAATCGCCGCAACCAGGAGGCTTCCATGTTCCGCATCTCGCACTTCATTCGCGAACTCGACCACCCCACCCCAGCGGGGCCGCGCCGCAATCCGCCCGGGCCAGTGGTGATCTGGAACCTGATCCGGCGCTGCAACCTGACCTGCGAGCACTGCTACTCGATCTCGGCGGACAAGGATTTCGCTGGCGAACTCGGTACCGCCGAAGTGTTCAAGGTCATGGACGAACTCAAGGCCGCCCGCGTCCCGGTGCTGATCCTCTCCGGCGGCGAGCCCCTGCTGCGCCCGGATATTTTCGACATCGCCCGCCGCGCCAAGGGCATGGGTTTCTACGTCGGCCTGTCTTCGAACGGCACCCTGATCAACGAAACCAACATCGATGCCATCGACGCCACCGGCTTCGACTACGCCGGGGTGAGCCTGGACGGGATCGGTGCCACCCATGACCGCTTCCGCCGCAAGGAAGGCGCTTTCGCCGCCTCGATGCACGGCATCCGCCTGTGCCGCGAACGCGGCATCAAGGTCGGCGTGCGCTACACGATGACCGAAGGCAACGCCCACGATCTGCCCGCGCTGCTCCGACTGGTCGAAGACGAAGGCATCGACAAGTTCTACTTCTCGCATCTGAACTACGC
The window above is part of the Thauera aromatica K172 genome. Proteins encoded here:
- a CDS encoding Lrp/AsnC family transcriptional regulator is translated as MNASDLSVPIAAGIKAAAPGALATDELDRRIVLATQGGLPLVPRPYAAIAARLGVNEDLVRARLAAMLADGRIRRIGAVPNHYAIGYTANGMSVWDVDDAVIDAAGERVGALAFVTHCYRRPRHLPDWPYNLFAMVHAASREAALARVGEIAALLEREFGGACRSHDVLFSAGILKKTGLRIGV
- a CDS encoding Lrp/AsnC family transcriptional regulator, with protein sequence MPEPQSGGGDGRRAVAARRAPDDIDRRLINALQGDFPLDETPFASVAAALGLPEAEVIDRLQSLLDDHVLTRFGPMFQIERMGGAFCLAAIAVPEGRWTSVVEAVNAFAEVAHNYRREHRLNMWFVLATETPEGIAEAARRIESATGLAVNLFPKEREYFVEMKLEA
- the nirJ gene encoding heme d1 biosynthesis radical SAM protein NirJ codes for the protein MFRISHFIRELDHPTPAGPRRNPPGPVVIWNLIRRCNLTCEHCYSISADKDFAGELGTAEVFKVMDELKAARVPVLILSGGEPLLRPDIFDIARRAKGMGFYVGLSSNGTLINETNIDAIDATGFDYAGVSLDGIGATHDRFRRKEGAFAASMHGIRLCRERGIKVGVRYTMTEGNAHDLPALLRLVEDEGIDKFYFSHLNYAGRGNKNRAGDARHRTTREAMERLFETCLELHRRGIDKDFVTGNNDTDGPFLLHWVQRRFPEKAAHIEAKLRQWGGNASGVNVANIDNLGIVHPDTMWWHVPLGDVRQRAFGEIWNDLSNPLLAGLKQHPRTLEGRCGACRYLDICNGSSRVRAAQVTGNPWAEDPACYLDDDEIGVCAQDYGAERVRTTPWSRTGKVSA
- a CDS encoding Lrp/AsnC family transcriptional regulator, with product MPRTLCLPEAVDATAFRLLNEWQRDFPLEARPFARIAEAVGEDEESVIAAYRRLAARGLVSRVGAVFAPRRLGASALAALAAPPDRLDAVAERVSREAAINHNYQREHRYNLWFVVTAASRAHLDEIVGGIERDTGCAVIVLPLEEEFHIDLGFDLKAQQANCGAGCAERRERKAQTAPSDAPEAGQALSETERRLIATLQRGLALEPQPFARLGAAAGLDEPETLEHIRRWQAEGLIRRFGVVVRHHELGLEANAMCVWDIPDAEVSALGRRLAGEAAVTLCYRRRRSLPDWPYNLFCMIHGSARDEVLAEREELARRLGLDAYPHAVLFSCRRFKQTGAQYLHSKDLAHA